The Salvelinus sp. IW2-2015 linkage group LG15, ASM291031v2, whole genome shotgun sequence genome includes a region encoding these proteins:
- the LOC139028766 gene encoding uncharacterized protein: MIQEKLSAISQPTSRYPPQPAHQPVSPPSQPTSRYPPQPAPPAGIPQPAHQPVSPSQRTSRYPPASAPAGIPQPAHQPVSPPANPPAGVPQPAHQPVSPSQRTSRYPPASAPAGIPPASAPAGIPQPAHQPVSPQPAHQPVYPPAGPPPVSPASRPPSCIP, from the coding sequence CCAGCCCACCAGCCGGTATCCCCCCCAGCCAGCCCACCAGCCGGTATCCCCCCCCAGCCAGCCCACCAGCCGGTATCCCCCCCAGCCAGCCCCACCAGCCGGTATCCCCCAGCCAGCGCACCAGCCAGTATCCCCCAGCCAGCGCACCAGCCGGTATCCCCCAGCCAGCGCACCAGCCGGTATCCCCCAGCCAGCGCACCAGCCAGTATCCCCCCCAGCCAACCCACCAGCCGGTGTCCCCCAGCCAGCGCACCAGCCGGTATCCCCCAGCCAGCGCACCAGCCGGTATCCCCCAGCCAGCGCACCAGCCGGTATCCCCCCAGCCAGCGCACCAGCCGGTATCCCCCAGCCAGCGCACCAGCCGGTATCCCCCCAGCCAGCGCACCAACCGGTATACCCCCCAGCCGGCCCACCGCCGGTATCCCCCGCCAGCCGGCCCCCCAGCTGTAtcccctag